In one Gopherus evgoodei ecotype Sinaloan lineage chromosome 1, rGopEvg1_v1.p, whole genome shotgun sequence genomic region, the following are encoded:
- the CCDC77 gene encoding coiled-coil domain-containing protein 77 has protein sequence MDSSPGMSPTSKRLPAPPISSRYTNSPAPSQGDSTPLPSISERLAFLRPSRELLEYYRKKIAEFDEEYEDLLKRLERYKGSYDEQHKLQWEMRQREQEIAELQKALSDMQVYLFQEREHVLRLYAENDRLKIRELEDRKKIQHLLALVGTDTGEVTYFHKEPPHKATIPQKPIQSRDPHERSDTYTSRTAGSKRSTSKPPAKGERPESPERYHRDNQTLLLQVEALQAQMEEQTRLSKEQLDALLEDRRIHIEEVQVQHQRDQDRIKTLTDKLHQTQNLLYESTRDFLQLKFDARANEKSWMAEKDCLLRKLDVSRDQLISREPEREKKEKERDIKPISQAESEIWKAQSGELKEQLTQAHRLADMYREQCVALEGELARIREEGDVGRELFKERSEKMGKRLQLMTQRYEALEKRRSMEVEGFKNDIKQLRQRLKDIEKQLFKVTMNIGPDQDLAVLHEVRQGNRRTRKIQGELRNLKAKIYGLENELRIC, from the exons ATTGCCAGCACCCCCTATCTCCTCCAGATATACCAATTCTCCAGCTCCAAGTCAGGGGGATTCTACTCCTCTTCCTTCCATCAGTGAGCGCCTGGCCTTCCTCCGTCCCTCCCGGGAGCTGCTGGAATATTATCGCAAGAAGATCGCTGAGTTTGATGAAGAATACGAGGACCTTTTGAAAAGGCTAGAGAGATACAAAGGATCGTATGATGAGCAG CACAAACTACAGTGGGAAATGCGTCAACGGGAACAGGAGATTGCAGAGTTACAGAAGGCTTTGAGTGACATGCAAGTTTACCTCTTCCAGGAGAGGGAACATGTGCTGCGCCTCTATGCTGAGAATGACCGGCTGAAAATCag GGAGCTGGAAGACAGAAAAAAGATTCAGCATCTTTTGGCTTTGGTGGgaacagacacaggagaagttacTTATTTTCATAAGGAGCCTCCACACAAG GCCACCATTCCTCAAAAACCAATCCAATCCAGGGATCCACATGAACGGAGTGATACTTATACTTCCAGAACAG CTGGCTCTAAAAGAAGCACATCAAAGCCCCcagcaaaaggagagagacctGAAAGTCCAGAGAGATATCACAGAGACAATCAAACACTCTTACTGCAG GTGGAGGCCCTGCAGGCTCAGATGGAAGAGCAGACGCGGTTATCCAAAGAGCAGCTTGATGCACTGCTAGAGGACAGGCGGATTCACATAGAAGAAGTGCAGGTCCAGCATCAGAGGGACCAGGACAGGATCAAAACCCTAACAGATAA GCTCCATCAGACTCAAAACCTGCTGTATGAGAGCACACGTGACTTCCTTCAGCTGAAGTTCGATGCACGAGCCAATGAGAAATCATGGATGGCAGAGAAGGACTGTCTGTTGAGGAAGCTTGATGTAAGCAGGGATCAACTTATCAGCagggagccagagagagagaagaaggagaaggagagagacatcAAGCCAATTTCTCAAGCAGAGAGTGAAATTTGGAAAGCACAGAGTGGAGAACTCAAG GAGCAGCTAACACAGGCACACCGATTGGCAGATATGTACCGAGAGCAGTGTGTTGCTCTGGAGGGTGAGCTGGCTAGAATTCGTGAGGAAGGAGATGTTGGCCGAGAGCTTTTCAAG GAGCGCTCAGAGAAGATGGGGAAGCGTTTGCAGCTAATGACCCAACGATATGAGGCCCTGGAGAAACGGCGTAGCATGGAGGTGGAGGGCTTCAAGAATGACATCAAGCAACTTCGGCAGAGGTTGAAGGACATAGAGAAACAGCTCTTCAAG gtgacCATGAACATTGGACCAGACCAGGACCTTGCAGTTCTGCATGAGGTCCGCCAAGGGAACAGACGAACCCGGAAAATTCAAGGGGAGCTAAGAAACCTGAAGGCAAAAATCTATGGCTTGGAGAATGAGCTACGGATTTGCTGA